The region TAACTATTGATGAGATGAAAATTTATGTATCCGAGTAACGGAAAATATGATGTTGTAATAATTGGCAGCGGCCTTGGCGGCTTGCTTTGTGGCTATATTCTCTTCAGGAATGGATACAAAGTGGCAATATTTGAGAAGAACGCACAGATTGGTGGATGTCTACAAACATTCAAACGGAATGGTGTTAAGTTCGATACGGGCATGCACTACGTGGGTAGTCTTGATGAGGGTCAAATGCTCAACAAGGTTTGGAAGTATTTAAACCTATTTGAGGATGTTAAGTTAAGCAAACTCGACCCTTCGGGATTCGATATAATTTCCATAGCAGGGAAACGCTACCGTTTTGCGGCGGGTTTCGATAATTATGTAAAGGGTTTATGCGAAAGGTTTCCTGACGAAAAAGAGAGCATCGAAAAGTATGTGGAGGCCGTAAGAACTATTGGGAAATCTTCGCCCTTGTACAACCTGCAAAGGCCACACGATAATCTTTACATCGAATCCGATTATTTTAAGAAAAGCGTAAATGAGTTTATTAACGGAATAGTTTCCAATGAAGAGTTAAGGAATGTGCTTGTTGGTAATCTTCCGCTTTATGCAGGCGAAAGGAATAGAACCCCAATTTATGTTCATGCGCTAATTCAGAATTTTTATATTCAGAGTGCATTCCGGATTATTGGTGGTGGCGATGCCGTTTCCTCATCTCTGGCAAAATCCATTCGAAAAATGGGCGGTGAGATTTTTAACAACTCAGAGGTGACACATATTAACTGCAACGATGAAAAGGCGGTTTCAATAACTCTTAAAAATGGTGAAATAGTAGAAGGCGAAAAGTTCATATCCAATATACACCCGCAGAGCACCTTGGATATGATTAATAGTAAGTTGATACGGAAGGCTTATCGCGATAGGGTTTCTGGCTTAGAGAATACTGTTTCAAATTTTACGGTTTACATTCTTTTCAAGAAGAATTCAGTTCCGTACCATAATTTCAACTATTACCATTTCGATGAGCCTGATGTGTGGAAAAGTAAAGATTTCACTTTGGAGAACATCGAGAAAAGTTATTTCTATATTCACCAGTGCGACGAGGAAAATCAGAAATATGCACGAGCTGCATCGGTTATTTGCTATATGAAGTATAGTGATGTGGCAAAATGGGAAGGAACCAAACTTGGTAAGCGTGGTAAGGATTACGAGGAGTTTAAGGAGCAAATTGCTAAACGATTACTGGCAAAACTCGAACAGGCGTTTCCTAATACCATAGATAATATTGAGGCCTACTATACTTCTACTCCTTTAACATATTTTGATTACACAGCAACCAAGGAGGGATCGATGTATGGCGTTTTACGCGATGTAAATTCCCCTTCGAGCACAATGGTGTCGCAGCGAACAAAGATTCCTAATATGTTTTTAACCGGACAAAATATTAACTCTCATGGGGTTTTGGGTGTTACTATTGGTGCACTCATTACCTGCGCCGAGTTTGTTGGAATAAATAAAATTATTGATGATATTAACAATGCAAAATAATAGATCTATGAAGTTTAAACTGATTTACCCACGGTGGAAAAAGCTCGAAGGCCAAACCACATTTACACTTCCTCCTCATGGACCAGTGGTAATGGCTGCTGCTTTGCCATCGTATGTTGAAGTGTCGTTTACCGATGAGAATGTTGAAGAAATAAATTTCGACGAGGAGTGCGATTTTGTTGGTATTTCAACTATGTTGAGTACACAAATAAAGAGAGGATGGGAGATTGCTACGGAGTATCGTAAGCGTGGGAAAAAAGTAATTTTTGGTGGAATTTCCACCATGCTCCATGCCGAGGAAACTATGCAGTATGCCGATTCTGTATTCCTTGGTGAGGCTGAAGGTAGAATGGAAGAGGTTTTTGATGATTTCAGGAATAATAGGCTGAAGAAGGTTTACAACTTTATGCTTCAGCATCCCGATATTGGATTGGTTGGACCTGCCCGTAGAGATATTCTTAAGCGCGAACTTTATAACCACAAGGGTGTTCAGATGGTAGATTTATTCCATGCTTCACGCGGATGTCGTTACTCATGTTACCCATGTGCCGTATCGTATTTGGGCGGACGTCAATTCCGTCCTCGTCCCATCGATAAGTCAATTGAGGAGTTGAATACAATTCAGAATAATCGATTATTCATTGTGGATAACTCCTTGGCGCAAAACACCGAGTGGGAAATGCAGCTTTTTAAGGAGATGATTCCTTTGAAGAAAAAATGGATTAGCCATACTATCGAGGACGATCCAAAAGTGCTAGATCTTGCTGCGCAGGCAGGTGCATGGTATGTTTATCAGGCAGTATTCGATACCTCCGATTACATAAAGGAGCGTATAAAAAAATACCACGATCATGGAATCGGTGTGGAGGGTACAATTCTTTTGGGTCTCGACGATCAAACCGAGGATGATATTAAGCGACTAATCGATTTCTTGCTGGAGATTGACTTGGATCTTGCCGAATTTACAGTTCTTACTCCATTCCCACATACTAAAGTGTACGATGATTTAATGCGCCAAGGTCGCATATTCGATCACGACTGGAATAACTATAACGCTGGAAAGGTTGTTTATCAACCTAAAAATATGACTCCTCAACGATTGCAGGAACTCTACAACTATGCTTGGGACACATTCTATAAGGATGAGACTCAAGAGCAAAAGATGTTCAATTTATTTGCAAAAGTGCTACTCCGCGAGATGCAGGATAATACTTACGTTCCTCGCGATAGAAAGCTTGTGAATAAAACATTTGGTAAGGATGTAGTTAGAAATAAATAGAAAACGATAAGTCAAATGAAAGTTTCGGAGAGTTATTTTGATGAGATAATTGATTTCCGGGGGCAATGGGATATGCCCTCGAAATGTGGAATTAAAAGAGTATCGAAAGGCGAACGGCAAATTGTTGTTATTACTGAACTGTATCAGGATAATCCTGGCTCTAGTATTACCTCGGTTGCTGCCAGCCTTGCAAATCAAATATGTGAAAGGTATTCAATCAAACATCAAGATTTGATCTATATTGAATGTAATCCCAATATGAGTTCAAAACTTTCCTTCTACGATGAGGAGTTCTACCATGTGAGTTTCGAACTTAGGGATGGTTTGTTTGTTAATCCTACGTGGAAACTACTAACTAAAGAGGAATCTAAGTCATACATAATGATTTAGACCCTAGTTTTTTACATGCAGGTAATAAAATCTTGTGTTATTTATACTTTAATGTTAATTTTATTACCTTTAGTTGTTGCAAATGAATATTTGACCTGATTAACATAAATGCTATGAAAGTTCGATTTGCCACAATCGCTTTGTTTTTTCTGACTCTTAGCGCATTAGCACAAACGCCTCCTAGATGGTATGATGCAAATAGTAGGGCGTTTGATTTTCCTAAAGATGAGTACTTCGTGGGTTTCTCCGAAGGAAATATCCGGGCAAATGAAACTGAAATTGATGCAACTAATCGTATCAAAAAGGAAGCATCAGGACTTTTGGTGGAGAGCATCAGGCTAAAGATACAAAGTGTAGCAGAGTCATATTCTAAGAGCGAGGCCGTGGGTAATTCCGAGCAGATTAGCTCTCAGGCTCAGCAAATGGTAAAAACTTCCGCAGAGGCCGATATTGTTGGGATTAAGATCGAAAGTTATGTTGATAAGTCTAAAGGAACAATTGCGGCACTGGCATACGTGAAAAAGGTTGAATTGCTATCGTATTATCAAAATAGCATATCCTTATCGGTGCAAAAGGTTCAGGGATACATTAATACCGCTCTTGAATTGGAGAAAACCGGGGCAAAGGCAAAGGCTCGTAGGCAACTTGAGGATGCTAAGCCATTGTTGCCCAAAATTGAGTATGAACAGGACTTGCTAATAGCAATAAATCCCGATTATAAATCTCAATACCAAGATCTTACAGTAAATTTAAGAACAGAACTCGAAAAGAATCTCACACGTTTGGAGCAGAGCACCTTTGTTTATATTAAATGCAGCGAGGATTTATTTGGAAAAAAATCTGATCTGATTGCTAGTAAACTGAAGGCTAATTTGGCATCTAACGGTTGCAGTTTTACCGATGATCCTATGCAGGCTGATTTTTGCATTACAATGACAGCAACTTCCAGGAAGCATGGCGATGAAACTGCAGATTTTAAGTTTTGTTATGTTGATTTAACTATAGATATGGTGAATACCCATCGCCAGAAAAGTGTGTATAACGATGAAATATCGCAAAAGGGTGTAGGCATAAAGTACGATATTGCTGCTCGAAAGGCATCGGAGGATATCGTTCCAAAGATCACGGAGAAAATTTTACCTTGGATCAAAGGTTTGTAGTTTTATATTAATATGGTTACAACTAAACAAATAGGTTTATGAAAAGGATTGTACTCTTACTAAGTTTTGTGGCATTAAGTCTGATTATCAATGCTCAGGTTAAGAAAGTAGCCTTGCTAGAGCCAATGGCAATGAGCAAGAATGTAACAACAATGGAGAAGGAAATCATCAGAGCGGCATTGGAAGAGGCTATTACTTCGGTTGAAGGCTACGAGGCATTCACCCGAACAGATATCGATGCTATTATGTCTGAGATGAAATTTCAGCAAAGCGGCATGGTTGACGATGAACAAATTAAACGAATGGGTGCTTTAAGTGGTGCCGATTTAATTTGTTTAACTCAGGTAACCCTGGAAGAAGGCGATTTTTTTGTGAAATGTTCGCTTGTTGAGGTTGAGAGTGGAAAGATAGTTAGAACGGCTAATCAGCTTATGAAAAGTACTCCTCGAACCGAAATGCAACTTGGATGTATTCAGTTATCCCAGAAGTTAATGACCGGAACTGTTACCATTACAACCATGCCCGATTCTAGGCCTAGAGCAGCCAATCCAAAAGGAGTAACTACTAAGCCTGCGGCAAAGGATTGTGGCGGCATATATAGCGTAGGTGTTTACTGTAAGGAATTAGGCGGTATTGTTATCGATATTGATAAAAGTGGTAAGCATGGACTTGTAATCTCTGCTGAAGATTTAGGACAAGCTGTTTGGAAAGAAGCTGTAGCATTATGCGAAAAGTATAACGATTCAGATTTTTCAGGCTGGCGTTTGCCCACTAAGGATGAATTTCAGATTATTTTTAATAACAAGGCTCAAATAGGAGGTTTGAAAAATCTTGTTTTTTGGAGCGGCACCGAATACGATAAAAAGATATCGTGGTGTATAAATATTAAGAACGGGAAACCTCAGCCAAAGTATAAAGACAATATCTATTTTGTTAGAGCAGTAAGAACTTTCTAGTAATTTTATCAATTATTTGTTTTGTAACTCTTGATTGTGGTAGTTGGTTGTTTAGCCGAATGACCAACTACCACAATTTAGTTATTGTAAAATGATGTTTAAGAACTTTTTTATAGAGCATTATCCAAAAGAAGTATAAATTTGATCCCTCATTCTAAATTTGATCGTAAAAGTTTATTGGTTCAGTCAATGAATAGTTCAAAATATATTCCAGAGATAGAGTTTCAATCTCCTGAAATAATCAAAAAGTTTCAGGAAGACAGAATGGCCGAGACCTTGGCGTATTTAAGTACGCAATCTCCTTTCTACAAGGATCTATTTCAGAAAAGTAGGATAGATCCATTAAAGATTAAAAAACTCGAGGATTTACAGCATATCCCTTATGTAGAGAAGCATCACTTGCAGGAACGAAACCAAGATTTTGTATGTGTTCCTAAAAACAAAATAGTTGATTATATAACCACTTCGGGAACGCTTGGCGATCCTGTTACCTTTGCGATGAGCGATAAGGATTTGGATAGGCTTGCCTATAACGAGGCTATTTCGTTTGCCTGTGCAGGTGGTAATTCCGAGGATGTTTACCAGTTGATGACCACAATTGATAAGCGCTTTATGGCAGGGCTAGCATATTTCCTTGGAATCAGGAAACTTGGTGCAGGTATTATTCGGGTTGGGAATGGAATTCCCGAACTTCAATGGGATACAATACAAAGGATAAAACCTAATGCAATTATTTGTGTGCCTTCTTTTATCCTGAAGATCATACGTTATGCCGAAGAGAATGGAATTGACTATAAAAACTCAAGCATCAAAAAAGCAATTTGCATAGGTGAGAATTTACGGGAGCAGGATTTTTCATTAAATCTTTTAGGCGAGAAGATAAAGGAAAAATGGGATATAGAGCTTTACTCAACTTATGCCTCTACTGAGATGGCTTCAACATTTTGCGAGTGTCAGTACGGACGGGGAGGGCATCATCATCCAGAACTAATTATTACGGAGCTGCTCGATAAGGATGGTAATGTAGTGAAGGATGGTGAAGTGGGGGAGTTAACCATTACTACTTTGGGCGTTGAGGCCATGCCTCTTTTAAGGTTTAAGACTGGCGATGTTGCCCGCTTTCATTGCGAGCCCTGTGCGTGTGGTAGAACCACAAAGCGAATTAGCCCAATCATTGGCCGCACCAACCAGATGATTAAGTTTAAGGGAACTACATTGTATCCAGCAGCTATTTTCGATGTTCTGGATCACATTGATTATATCGAAAACTATTTGGTTGAAGTTTCCGACAGCGAGTGTGGAACTGATAACATCAAGGTTTTTGTTGGTGCAAAAAAACATGAGGTGCAGATTGTTAAAGAGTTGAAGGACTCGTTTAGGGCTAAATTAAGAGTTGCCCCGGACGTTGAGATAATGGAGATTGATAAAATTAAAAAAATACAATCGCCCGAGATTAACCGCAAACCAATAAAGTTTATCGATAAAAGAAGTTCAACAATAAAGTAGATTATGATTCACGAGTTTGACGATTTACGCCCCTATAACGATGCGGAGATACCTGCAGCAATGCAAAGAATTGCAAGCGATCCATTGTTGGATGTTGTTGCTGCTAATTTTTTTAAGGGTATCACAATTGATGATGTTAAGGCGCTGCTGTTGAGTGTTAAAACTGTTGATGAGTTCCAGCATAAAATAATGCATAGGATAATTAATGGTATTGCTCAGCAAACAACCAGTGGAGTTGAGGTATCGGGGTTTGATCATCTTGATAAAAATAAAAGTTACCTTTTTGTTGCAAATCATAGGGATATTGTACTCGACTCGGCATTCCTACAGGCGGGATTGGATGCTAATGGGTTTCGAACGACCGAAATTACATTTGGCAGCAACCTTATGAAACCTCAGTTTGCTGTCGATTTTGGTAAATCTAACAAAATGTTCAAGGTTATTCGCGATGGCAGTGTAAGGGACTTTATCAAAAACTCATTGCATTTATCAAAATATATTAGGCATACAATTACCCGAAAGAATGAATCTATCTGGATTGCGCAACGGAGTGGCCGAACCAAAAATGGTAATGATTTAACGGATCAGGGTATCATCAAAATGTTCGCGATGAGCGCTGAAAATCATCACGAGGTTGAGGCGTTGCTCGATTTAAATATAGTTCCTCTTGCTATTTCGTACCAAATTGAACCTTGCGATTACTTGAAAGCTCGAGAACTATTCTTGTCTCAATCGGGTCCCTATAAAAAGGATGAGTGGGAGGATTTAAACAGTATAGTTGAGGGCGTGAAAAATTACAAAGGGAAAGTCAACATTCAAATAATGCCACCCATCAACAATAAAATTGCGCAACTAAAATCTGCTACAAAGAATGAACTATACAAGTTGGTTGCAGGTATTATTGATGAGGAGATATATAAAGGGTATAAGTTATTTAACTACAACTACATTGCGTACGACCTCCTAAATAGCACCAATAAGTACGAAGGTAATTATACTCCGGAAGATAAGGCTACTTTTATTGCCGAGATGAATCGTAAGATTGACCCTATGGGGTTGCCTTCCGATGATGTGAAACGGTTTTACCTTAGTATTTATGCCAACCCTGTTGTGAACCACCTATAAAAGGTGGTGATTCTTCTTCCAGTTGACATAAAATTCGGGGCTGTATAGTATAAGTTGATAGTTTTTATCCAAGAAAACCTGGGTGCTTTTACCTGTGGTAACAATTTCGTTGGTTTTATTGTTTACTATCTCGTACTCGAACATGATTTTTGCAGCCTCGGTATTGATGTATTTTGTGATAACGGTTATTTCGTCACCGTAAATTAGCGGTTTTTTGTAGTTGAAATCCAAGCAAACTAATGGTGCGTAAAATCCACTCGCGAAAATATCGAGGTAGCCAATGTTGAACTCTTTTCCGAAAGCCTCTCTTCCGTCTTCAAAGTATTTTACATACGACCCATGCCATACAATTCCCATTGAATCCACCTCGTTGAAACGGATGGTGACTACTTTTTTGCTAACTAAATTTATATCGCTCATAGTTATTCTTGTTCAAATATTTTCATTTCGCCAGTGGCAATTATTTCGCTGTTACAGTAAATGGTAGCATTTGCTATTTTAGCGGAGCCAATATCGGCAACTGTTTCAACAATGGTGTTAAGTCTT is a window of Tenuifilaceae bacterium CYCD DNA encoding:
- a CDS encoding all-trans-retinol 13,14-reductase yields the protein MYPSNGKYDVVIIGSGLGGLLCGYILFRNGYKVAIFEKNAQIGGCLQTFKRNGVKFDTGMHYVGSLDEGQMLNKVWKYLNLFEDVKLSKLDPSGFDIISIAGKRYRFAAGFDNYVKGLCERFPDEKESIEKYVEAVRTIGKSSPLYNLQRPHDNLYIESDYFKKSVNEFINGIVSNEELRNVLVGNLPLYAGERNRTPIYVHALIQNFYIQSAFRIIGGGDAVSSSLAKSIRKMGGEIFNNSEVTHINCNDEKAVSITLKNGEIVEGEKFISNIHPQSTLDMINSKLIRKAYRDRVSGLENTVSNFTVYILFKKNSVPYHNFNYYHFDEPDVWKSKDFTLENIEKSYFYIHQCDEENQKYARAASVICYMKYSDVAKWEGTKLGKRGKDYEEFKEQIAKRLLAKLEQAFPNTIDNIEAYYTSTPLTYFDYTATKEGSMYGVLRDVNSPSSTMVSQRTKIPNMFLTGQNINSHGVLGVTIGALITCAEFVGINKIIDDINNAK
- a CDS encoding B12-binding domain-containing radical SAM protein, translated to MKFKLIYPRWKKLEGQTTFTLPPHGPVVMAAALPSYVEVSFTDENVEEINFDEECDFVGISTMLSTQIKRGWEIATEYRKRGKKVIFGGISTMLHAEETMQYADSVFLGEAEGRMEEVFDDFRNNRLKKVYNFMLQHPDIGLVGPARRDILKRELYNHKGVQMVDLFHASRGCRYSCYPCAVSYLGGRQFRPRPIDKSIEELNTIQNNRLFIVDNSLAQNTEWEMQLFKEMIPLKKKWISHTIEDDPKVLDLAAQAGAWYVYQAVFDTSDYIKERIKKYHDHGIGVEGTILLGLDDQTEDDIKRLIDFLLEIDLDLAEFTVLTPFPHTKVYDDLMRQGRIFDHDWNNYNAGKVVYQPKNMTPQRLQELYNYAWDTFYKDETQEQKMFNLFAKVLLREMQDNTYVPRDRKLVNKTFGKDVVRNK
- a CDS encoding phenylacetate--CoA ligase, producing MNSSKYIPEIEFQSPEIIKKFQEDRMAETLAYLSTQSPFYKDLFQKSRIDPLKIKKLEDLQHIPYVEKHHLQERNQDFVCVPKNKIVDYITTSGTLGDPVTFAMSDKDLDRLAYNEAISFACAGGNSEDVYQLMTTIDKRFMAGLAYFLGIRKLGAGIIRVGNGIPELQWDTIQRIKPNAIICVPSFILKIIRYAEENGIDYKNSSIKKAICIGENLREQDFSLNLLGEKIKEKWDIELYSTYASTEMASTFCECQYGRGGHHHPELIITELLDKDGNVVKDGEVGELTITTLGVEAMPLLRFKTGDVARFHCEPCACGRTTKRISPIIGRTNQMIKFKGTTLYPAAIFDVLDHIDYIENYLVEVSDSECGTDNIKVFVGAKKHEVQIVKELKDSFRAKLRVAPDVEIMEIDKIKKIQSPEINRKPIKFIDKRSSTIK
- a CDS encoding acyltransferase, which codes for MIHEFDDLRPYNDAEIPAAMQRIASDPLLDVVAANFFKGITIDDVKALLLSVKTVDEFQHKIMHRIINGIAQQTTSGVEVSGFDHLDKNKSYLFVANHRDIVLDSAFLQAGLDANGFRTTEITFGSNLMKPQFAVDFGKSNKMFKVIRDGSVRDFIKNSLHLSKYIRHTITRKNESIWIAQRSGRTKNGNDLTDQGIIKMFAMSAENHHEVEALLDLNIVPLAISYQIEPCDYLKARELFLSQSGPYKKDEWEDLNSIVEGVKNYKGKVNIQIMPPINNKIAQLKSATKNELYKLVAGIIDEEIYKGYKLFNYNYIAYDLLNSTNKYEGNYTPEDKATFIAEMNRKIDPMGLPSDDVKRFYLSIYANPVVNHL
- a CDS encoding 4-hydroxybenzoyl-CoA thioesterase; amino-acid sequence: MSDINLVSKKVVTIRFNEVDSMGIVWHGSYVKYFEDGREAFGKEFNIGYLDIFASGFYAPLVCLDFNYKKPLIYGDEITVITKYINTEAAKIMFEYEIVNNKTNEIVTTGKSTQVFLDKNYQLILYSPEFYVNWKKNHHLL